From a single Pieris napi chromosome 7, ilPieNapi1.2, whole genome shotgun sequence genomic region:
- the LOC125050978 gene encoding protein phosphatase 1L produces MEDELEDRVLHQTYLSFMKILSRFSSSVALDTPTSYFWKMVRLYLLRSEVLIFTFGIVVVFMYLQTIGLWSRTLLSRLSHAVNPINAVQRMKLMEGSDADKQSWELKGSLSAVYAIRGRRMHMEDKFIINENINDTGISLFAIFDGHGGDFAANYAQEHLIQNLYNKVVELSAFKDGKLPETPKNESPDEHKKEEKENNISVERKSSFKKSVSTADDTSKKEITDPQLLAQLNKARPITREVRPIKPVKNVSVPLSSYILKGKINYGKLLTDEVLAADQLLVEAAKRSMNVAGTTALIAVLEDNNLIVANVGDSRGVMCDSRGNAIPVSFDHKPQQVREQKRIEAAGGYIAFNGVWRVAGILATSRAMGDYPLKDKNFVIANPDILTFNLEDHKPMFLVLASDGLWDTFSNEEAVKFIKERLDEPDFGAKSLTLQAYYRGSVDNITVLVINFMQEKYSTATLTE; encoded by the exons ATGGAAGACGAATTAGAGGATCGAGTTTTACATCAAACATACTTgtcttttatgaaaattttgtcGCGCTTTAGTAGTAGTGTTGCTTTAGACACCCCAACGAGCTATTTCTGGAAGATGGTGCgtctttatttattgcgctcgGAAGTGCTCATTTTCACATTTGGAATAGTAGTAGTCTTCATGTACTTACAAACTATAGGATTATGGAGCCGTACGTTACTAAGCAGGCTATCGCATGCCGTAAATCCAATAAATGCAGTCCAAAGAATGAAGTTGATGGAAGGCTCGGATGCGGACAAACAGAGTTGGGAGTTAAAGGGGTCATTGAGTGCGGTTTATGCAATTAGAGGAAGGAGAATGCACATGGAagataagtttataataaatgaaaatataaatgacaCAGGCATTTCTTTATTTGCTATATTTGATGGACACGGCGGAGATTTTGCAGCTAATTATGCACAAGAACATCTAATACAAAATCTGTACAATAAGGTTGTAGAGTTGAGTGCATTTAAAGATGGCAAACTTCCTGAAACCCCTAAAAATGAAAGCCCGGATGAACATAAGAAAGAAgagaaagaaaataatataagtgttgAAAGAAAAAGCAGTTTCAAAAAGTCTGTGAGTACTGCTGATGATACTTCTAAAAAGGAGATTACAGACCCACAACTTTTAGCTCAATTAAATAAAGCGAGACCAATTACAAGAGAAGTAAGACCAATTAAACCAGTAAAAAATGTGTCTGTTCCCTTGtctagttatattttaaaaggaaaaattaattatggtaAACTGTTGACTGATGAAGTTCTAGCTGCTGACCAATTGCTTGTGGAAGCTGCCAAACGTTCTATGAATGTTGCTGGAACAACTGCTCTGATTGCTGTTTTAGAGGATAATAATCTTATAGTTGCCAATGTGGGAGACTCAAGAGGTGTTATGTGTGATTCCCGTGGAAATGCTATTCCAGTGTCTTTTGACCATAAACCACAACAG GTTCGAGAACAAAAAAGAATAGAAGCTGCTGGTGGCTACATAGCATTTAATGGAGTCTGGAGAGTAGCTGGAATCTTAGCTACATCTCGAGCAATGGGTGACTATccattaaaagataaaaactttgttattGCTAATCCTGACattttgacatttaatttAGAAGACCATAAGCCAATGTTTTTAGTCCTTGCCTCAGATGGTTTATGGGATACCTTTTCAAATGAAGAAgctgttaaatttataaaagagaGATTAGATGAACCAGACTTTGGAGCGAAAAGTTTGACACTCCAGGCCTACTATAGAGGCTCCGTTGACAACATCACagtattagttattaattttatgcaAGAGAAATATTCCACCGCAACTCTCACAGAATAA
- the LOC125050977 gene encoding NHL repeat-containing protein 2 has translation METSPLDFVAQACMDLTENIGNTTNETERDFLINEHIKKVWSIVPPVEDFKKNLEWVNVSEPIYLAQHCTDKVVVLDFWTYCCINCYHVLPDLAHLEKLYKVENGLVIIGVHCAKFLNEKISNNILSAVERYGIHHPVVNDSEIVMWNALGIRCWPTLLILGPENKPVFILTGEGHRKELEWYVGALINHFNSLNSISYAPIPMAPSKHLKAKNSILSYPSKIALNPFYRGRADEPYLAISDTGHHRILLTDCLGIILRVIGDSEPGLKDGELSVARFNSPQGLCWLSSSVLLVCDTNNHAIRAIHLDENSVELLTGIGKQAETGDQGGKCLGQQALSSPWDIILYTTPDMDMSVRPSMALPTPAVDNKENTGNEKDKEKKDERRRVVLIACAGSHQIWALFLDNTIWWKYKTYTEGTCVRIAGTGAEAARNSAYPHTAAFAQPSGLTLKNVGSPEVFIADSESSSIRRLALASGHVSTLCGGDRNPLNLFAYGDVDEIGVEAKLQHPLAVAYSEANKTLYIADTYNNKIKKVDIGPQKVTTISPTMIESSDPAKFNEPSGLSVSQDGKYLYIADTNNHAIKILNIAKNVCQEFRVRVPEVKFVEPENLILYKSDLFVNRKCGNLIIHFNVSLDNDIRKVKFTAGAKQNWRVCIRNEDNKDVTMEEFEFIGCTNVGSTLPGRVEMKLKSRTDNTHYRLYLSFVTSLCDGSLCFTHSFTIRSMVLVRDSVKMVESYRITCKVNPTGVNNTQS, from the exons atggaAACAAGTCCCTTAGATTTTGTTGCACAGGCTTGCATGGATTTAACAGAAAATATAGGAAATACCACCAACGAAACAGAGAgggattttttaataaatgaacaCATTAAGAAAGTCTGGTCAATTGTTCCTCCAGTTGAAGATTTTAAGAAAA ATCTAGAGTGGGTAAATGTATCTGAGCCAATATATCTAGCACAGCACTGCACTGATAAAGTGGTTGTATTAGATTTTTGGACTTATTGTTGCATCAATTGCTATCATGTTTTACCTGATTTAGCCCATTTAGAAAAGTTGTataaagttgaaaatggaTTAGTTATT ATTGGTGTTCATTGTGCAAAGTTCCTGaatgaaaaaatatcaaataatatactttCTGCAGTGGAAAGATATGGCATTCACCATCCAGTTGTCAATGATTCTGAGATTGTAATGTGGAATGCACTTGGAATAAGATGTTGGCCTACCCTTCTAATCTTAG GCCCAGAAAACAAACCAGTGTTTATTCTAACTGGAGAAGGGCACAGAAAAGAGCTGGAGTGGTATGTTGGAGCtctaataaatcattttaatagtTTGAACTCAATTAGTTATGCACCAATACCTATGGCTCCATCAAAGCATTTAAAGGCGAAAAATAGTATACTTTCCTATCCAAGTAAG ATAGCGCTAAATCCATTTTATCGTGGAAGAGCTGATGAGCCATACCTGGCAATATCTGACACAGGTCATCACAGAATTTTATTGACTGACTGCTTGGGAATTATTTTAAGAGTTATTGGTGACTCAGAGCCTGGACTGAAAGATGGAG AGCTTTCTGTGGCAAGATTCAACTCGCCACAAGGCTTATGCTGGCTCTCCAGCTCTGTACTATTGGTTTGCGATACCAACAACCACGCTATAAGAGCGATTCACTTGGACGAGAATTCAGTGGAACTGCTCACTGGTATTGGGAAACAGGCGGAGACGGGTGATCAAG GTGGCAAATGCCTCGGTCAGCAAGCTCTATCGTCCCCGTGGGACATAATACTCTATACGACCCCAGATATGGACATGTCAGTGAGACCATCAATGGCGTTGCCCACGCCTGCAGTTGATAACAAAGAAAATACTGGAAAtg aaaaaGACAAGGAGAAAAAAGATGAGCGTCGCCGAGTGGTGTTAATAGCTTGCGCAGGATCGCATCAAATTTGGGCGCTGTTCCTTGACAACACTATTTGGTGGAAGTACAAAACATACACGGAAG gtaCATGCGTACGTATAGCGGGTACGGGCGCGGAAGCAGCTAGAAACAGCGCGTACCCGCATACTGCCGCCTTCGCTCAACCTTCGGGACTAACGCTCAAAAATG TGGGTAGTCCAGAAGTATTCATAGCGGATTCGGAGAGCTCTTCAATTCGTAGACTGGCGCTCGCGAGTGGACACGTGTCCACACTTTGCGGGGGCGATAGAAATCCATTg AATCTGTTCGCGTATGGAGACGTGGACGAAATCGGCGTTGAAGCAAAACTCCAACATCCACTAGCTGTCGCGTACTCTGAAGCGAACAAAACCCTCTATATCGCTGACacgtacaataataaaataaaaaaggtcgACATCGGCCCTCAGAAGGTCACAACCATTTCCCCAACAATGATCGAAAGCTCCGACCCGGCAAAATTCAACGAACCGTCCGGCCTATCGGTCAGCCAAGACGGCAAATACCTATATATAGCCGACACAAACAATCACGccataaaaatacttaacatCGCGAAAAACGTATGCCAAGAGTTTCGTGTACGCGTTCCCGAAGTGAAATTCGTCGAACCAGAAAACCTCATTCTATACAAAAGCGATCTTTTCGTGAACCGAAAGTGTGGTAACCTTATCATTCATTTCAACGTCAGTTTGGACAACGACATACGAAAAGTGAAATTCACGGCTGGGGCCAAACAGAATTGGCGGGTTTGCATCAGAAATGAGGATAATAAAGATGTTACTATGGAGGAATTCGAATTTATAGGTTGTACGAATGTGGGTTCGACGCTCCCCGGACGGGTGGAAATGAAGTTAAAATCGCGCACAGATAACACACATTATCGCTTATATCTCAGTTTCGTGACGTCTTTGTGTGATGGTAGTCTGTGCTTTACGCATTCCTTTACGATACGATCTATGGTTTTAGTCAGGGATTCGGTGAAAATGGTCGAATCGTATAGAATTACGTGTAAAGTGAACCCGACAGGTGTTAATAACACCCAAAGTTAA
- the LOC125050981 gene encoding cysteine protease ATG4B codes for MDAMFDICYLSPDSNNVEPDDIPKTKENVWILGRKYSPIQDLDRIRRDITSIIWCTYRKGFIPIGDEGLTSDKGWGCMLRCGQMVLGVALIRVHLASDWVWTPETRDPTYLKIIQRFEERKQAPYSIHQVALMGASEGKEVGQWFGPNTVAQVLKKLIVYDKWSSIVIHVALDNTVVKEDILQQCMVNNDRGDDHTPDSANITDWMPLLLIVPLRLGLSEINPVYVNGLKICFQCPQSIGVIGGKPNQALYLVGCVDDEVLYLDPHTTQRSGLVENKQTEEQKEMDCSYHCRYASRIPMLAMDPSVAVCFLCRTKSDFDELCKTFEGELMKESQPLFEICEKRPSHWGPSNDIDLQNTTLFTEFEDVDRQFDDSDDEFEIL; via the exons ATGGATGCCATGTTTGATATATGTTACCTGTCACCTGATAGTAATAATGTTGAACCAGATGATATACCCAAGACAAAGGAAAATGTTTGGATATTGGGAAGAAAATACAGCCCTATCCAAG ATTTGGATCGCATACGACGAGACATCACTTCAATCATTTGGTGTACATATAGAAAAGGGTTTATCCCTATTGGCGACGAGGGGCTAACTTCTGACAAGGGCTGGGGATGCATGTTGCGCTGTGGTCAGATGGTTCTAGGAGTTGCATTAATTAGGGTGCATTTGGCATCCGATTGGGTTTGGACACCTGAGACGAG AGATCCaacatatttgaaaataatacaaagatTTGAAGAAAGGAAGCAAGCTCCATATTCAATACATCAGGTTGCTCTAATGGGAGCTAGCGAAGGGAAGGAGGTAGGCCAATGGTTTGGGCCTAATACTGTGGCACAAGTACTCAA aaaattaattgtttatgaTAAATGGAGCTCAATTGTGATACATGTGGCATTAGATAATACAGTTGTGAAAGAAGACATTT TACAGCAATGTATGGTTAATAATGATAGAGGAGATGATCATACACCAGACAGTGCAAATATAACAGATTGGATGCCACTACTTTTGATTGTGCCACTCAGATTGGGTCTTAGTGAAATAAATCCTGTGTATGTTAATGGTCTTAAG ATATGTTTTCAATGCCCTCAATCTATTGGAGTGATTGGAGGAAAACCAAACCAAGCACTATATTTAGTTGGCTGTGTTGACGatgaagttttatatttagatcCTCATACAACACAGAGATCTGGTCTTGTTGAA aataaacAAACGGAGGAACAGAAAGAAATGGACTGTTCGTATCATTGTAGATATGCTTCACGCATACCAATGCTTGCCATGGACCCTTCAGTAGCTGtg tgTTTTCTGTGCCGAACTAAAAGTGATTTTGACGAGTTATGCAAAACATTTGAAGGGGAACTAATGAAGGAATCTCAACCATTGTTTGAAATCTGTGAAAAGCGGCCTTCGCATTGGGGTCCAAGTAATGATATAGATTTACAAAACACGACCCTCTTTACAG AATTTGAAGATGTGGATAGACAATTTGATGACTCAGATGATGAGTTTGAAATTCTATga